One genomic region from Chthonomonas calidirosea T49 encodes:
- a CDS encoding hemolysin family protein: MNRKKRHRSERPSEKEVPSPQPQTGMRWIWGVVVGMVLIGATQALLAHPNDHLTVSSVEVATSLRPSQMLIALVIAFLFILVNGLFAMAEYALIMVRKTRLHQLADEGVRSAQLALKMTSGEQLTRLMATIQIGVTVVATLSSGLAASSTVAPLAHWLRTHLPTEFTPYAGTVALLVVTLPVAVLTLVIGEVAPKSLGLQYAERIALVAVYPLSWLQTLLVPAVSLLTILSNFVLKPFGGTASFSPPAINEEEIKLLVEASEKQGVLEAEETEMIESILDFGDTPVRKVMTPRIDITAFEIGGSLSELIRLIGESGHSRIPIYEGDMDNIIGIVHAKDLLGLAVNTEVGEQDIRRIMRPAYFIPETKKIGELLSEFRRSRQQIAIVRDEYGVTSGLVTIEDLLEEIVGDIQDEYDTEEPMVHEIDSHTYLLDGRMSLEDINERFELHLPEEEADTIGGFVFALLGRQAQAGEEVAYEDIRFRVEATDGRRITKVKMELPMPRQEEGEVMDDEHALMNDENEGKPSGLER; encoded by the coding sequence ATGAACCGAAAAAAGAGACATCGTTCTGAACGACCATCAGAGAAAGAGGTTCCGAGTCCGCAGCCCCAAACCGGCATGCGCTGGATATGGGGCGTTGTGGTGGGGATGGTGCTTATAGGGGCGACTCAGGCGTTACTGGCTCATCCAAACGATCATCTTACGGTCTCTTCTGTAGAGGTTGCAACCTCCCTAAGACCTTCTCAAATGCTCATCGCGCTTGTTATCGCGTTCCTGTTCATTCTGGTAAACGGTCTGTTTGCCATGGCTGAGTATGCGCTCATCATGGTACGTAAAACCCGGCTACATCAGCTCGCAGACGAGGGGGTGCGAAGCGCCCAGCTGGCGCTGAAGATGACATCGGGGGAACAGCTCACTCGGCTTATGGCCACGATACAGATCGGGGTTACCGTGGTCGCTACACTCTCCTCGGGGCTGGCCGCTAGTAGCACAGTGGCACCCCTAGCTCACTGGTTACGAACGCATCTTCCTACAGAGTTTACCCCCTATGCGGGTACCGTTGCCCTGCTGGTCGTTACATTGCCTGTTGCGGTATTAACGCTCGTTATCGGAGAGGTTGCGCCGAAGAGTTTAGGCCTGCAGTATGCGGAGCGCATTGCGCTGGTGGCCGTCTATCCGCTTAGCTGGTTGCAAACCCTACTTGTGCCCGCCGTCTCGCTGCTTACCATCCTCTCTAACTTCGTGCTAAAGCCGTTTGGCGGGACGGCGAGCTTCTCCCCACCGGCGATTAACGAAGAGGAGATCAAGCTGTTGGTGGAAGCCAGCGAAAAGCAAGGAGTTCTGGAAGCCGAAGAGACCGAGATGATCGAGTCGATCCTCGATTTCGGCGATACTCCAGTACGTAAGGTAATGACCCCGCGCATTGACATTACGGCCTTTGAGATAGGAGGATCGCTATCGGAGCTTATTCGCCTTATCGGCGAGTCGGGACATTCGCGTATTCCGATCTATGAAGGAGATATGGACAACATTATCGGCATCGTCCATGCGAAGGATCTGCTTGGTCTCGCCGTAAACACGGAGGTGGGTGAGCAGGACATACGACGCATCATGCGTCCGGCCTATTTCATTCCAGAGACCAAGAAGATAGGGGAGCTGCTGTCGGAGTTCCGTAGAAGCCGCCAACAGATCGCTATCGTGCGCGATGAATATGGTGTCACGTCTGGATTGGTCACCATCGAAGACCTCCTCGAGGAGATAGTGGGCGATATTCAGGATGAGTACGATACGGAAGAGCCTATGGTTCATGAGATTGATAGTCATACCTATCTTCTCGATGGACGCATGAGCCTAGAGGATATCAACGAGCGATTTGAACTCCATTTGCCTGAGGAAGAGGCCGATACCATCGGTGGGTTTGTTTTTGCCCTTTTAGGGCGGCAGGCACAAGCAGGAGAAGAGGTCGCTTACGAGGATATTCGATTCCGTGTGGAAGCCACAGATGGGCGGCGTATTACCAAAGTGAAAATGGAGTTGCCAATGCCACGTCAAGAGGAGGGCGAGGTGATGGATGACGAGCATGCATTGATGAACGATGAGAATGAAGGAAAACCGAGCGGTTTGGAGAGATAG
- the ftsZ gene encoding cell division protein FtsZ yields MINNNLIGSNLPDLGSARIKVVGVGGGGTNAVNRMIEAGLTGVEFIAMNTDVQVLNISKANRKLQLGENSTRGLGAGGDPNLGRMAAEESKSEIKKVLDGADMVFITAGMGGGTGTGAAPIIAEIAREIGALTVAVVTKPFKFEGPLRERLAEEGIETLKARVDTIIVVPNQRLLSISDRHMTLVDAFKTADDVLRQGVQGISDIITIPGMINVDFADVKAIMTGAGPALMGIGMAEGDHRAVEAAQMAVSSQLLETSINGATRVLVNVTSGNDLTLSEFNEAADQIAQLCDQRDANIIYGWVPDPSMEGAVRITVLATGFGSMDSRPQQPTGQQPTSAQKPAPPQPTKPQEPERVTPEDIDIPAFLRRR; encoded by the coding sequence ATGATAAATAATAACCTGATTGGAAGCAATCTGCCCGACCTCGGTTCTGCACGTATCAAAGTCGTTGGTGTTGGCGGTGGTGGCACCAATGCGGTGAACCGCATGATCGAGGCGGGTCTTACTGGAGTCGAGTTCATCGCAATGAACACGGACGTCCAGGTACTGAATATCTCTAAAGCTAATCGCAAACTTCAGCTTGGTGAAAACTCCACGCGCGGCTTAGGAGCCGGAGGTGACCCGAATCTGGGGCGCATGGCCGCCGAAGAGAGCAAGAGCGAGATCAAAAAAGTGCTCGACGGAGCCGACATGGTCTTTATTACCGCGGGTATGGGCGGTGGCACGGGCACGGGCGCGGCACCTATCATCGCCGAAATTGCACGGGAAATCGGTGCCCTTACCGTGGCTGTCGTCACAAAACCTTTTAAGTTTGAAGGCCCCCTGCGGGAACGCCTTGCCGAAGAGGGCATCGAGACCCTGAAAGCCCGCGTGGATACCATTATCGTGGTGCCAAACCAACGCCTACTCTCGATAAGCGATCGCCATATGACGTTGGTAGACGCCTTTAAAACCGCCGATGATGTCCTCCGACAAGGTGTTCAGGGCATTTCCGACATCATTACCATCCCCGGCATGATCAACGTGGACTTTGCCGATGTGAAGGCCATTATGACCGGCGCCGGCCCAGCGCTTATGGGCATCGGTATGGCCGAAGGCGACCATCGTGCCGTCGAAGCCGCTCAGATGGCTGTCTCCTCCCAGCTTCTAGAGACCAGCATTAACGGAGCTACCCGTGTGCTCGTGAACGTGACCTCCGGCAACGATCTCACTCTCTCCGAGTTCAATGAGGCCGCCGACCAGATCGCGCAACTCTGCGACCAACGCGATGCCAATATCATCTACGGATGGGTTCCAGACCCCAGTATGGAGGGTGCTGTGCGCATCACGGTGCTCGCCACCGGTTTTGGGAGTATGGACAGCCGCCCGCAGCAGCCGACGGGGCAACAACCGACCTCGGCTCAGAAACCAGCCCCACCCCAGCCAACCAAACCGCAGGAGCCAGAGCGGGTTACGCCCGAAGATATTGATATTCCCGCCTTTCTGCGCCGACGCTAG
- a CDS encoding tyrosine recombinase, whose translation MPSELHSYMEDFLSYIARERGFSQNTVAGYRNDLGQFLLLAMQRGVRTVADLTETHVLAWIAQMQEQKFSENSIARKLGALHSFARYLVVAGARKDDFMANIPSRKRPARLPRALSMDSVERLLHIPDPQDPRSLRDQALCELLYATGLRVSELCALTVDDVDWEAGMIRCYGKGRKERLVPMGKTAAEYLALYLEKRRQVLQTGQEPVPRERRRGRPRATGIGLKEAASPYLFPNQRGGMLTRVQVRLILRERAAKAEINEPVSPHVIRHSFATHLLSQGADLRTIQELLGHRQITTTEIYTHVSNLRLKEVYKQKHPRAR comes from the coding sequence ATGCCAAGTGAGTTACACAGCTATATGGAAGATTTTCTGAGCTATATTGCGCGGGAACGTGGCTTTTCACAAAACACGGTGGCAGGCTATCGTAACGATTTAGGGCAGTTTCTCCTCTTAGCCATGCAGCGAGGTGTCCGCACCGTGGCCGATCTAACAGAGACACATGTGCTGGCTTGGATTGCACAGATGCAGGAGCAGAAGTTTTCTGAAAACAGCATTGCGCGAAAGCTTGGGGCTCTGCACTCTTTCGCTCGCTATCTGGTAGTGGCCGGCGCTCGCAAAGACGATTTCATGGCTAACATCCCTAGCCGAAAACGCCCAGCGAGGTTGCCACGTGCGCTTTCGATGGATAGCGTGGAGCGCTTGCTGCATATTCCAGACCCTCAAGACCCTCGTTCCTTGCGTGATCAGGCGCTTTGTGAGCTGCTGTATGCCACGGGGCTAAGAGTCTCCGAGCTTTGCGCTCTCACTGTAGACGATGTGGATTGGGAGGCAGGCATGATCCGCTGCTACGGCAAGGGGCGCAAAGAGCGACTCGTGCCGATGGGAAAGACAGCTGCCGAATATCTAGCGCTCTATTTGGAAAAGAGGCGACAGGTGTTGCAAACCGGTCAGGAGCCCGTTCCACGCGAGCGTAGGCGGGGACGACCACGCGCCACCGGAATCGGGCTGAAGGAGGCAGCAAGCCCTTATCTATTCCCGAACCAGCGCGGCGGCATGTTAACCCGTGTGCAGGTTCGGCTGATATTACGTGAACGGGCTGCCAAAGCGGAGATTAATGAGCCAGTCTCCCCTCACGTCATCCGCCACTCTTTTGCCACCCACCTGTTGTCGCAAGGGGCCGATCTGCGCACCATTCAAGAGCTTTTAGGGCATCGCCAAATTACCACCACCGAAATCTATACCCACGTCAGCAATCTTCGCCTAAAAGAGGTCTACAAACAGAAGCACCCGCGAGCGAGGTAA
- the ftsA gene encoding cell division protein FtsA: protein MPKQPTIAALDIGTTKICALIAELHGPQEIVVTGVGLEPSQGIKRGVVVDLEATARAVEQALSKAVQQAGYDIEAAYVGVTGEHIASLNTEGSITITHPNQEITPTDVAHVIQVARTITLPPDRRILHTIPRGFTVDGQCDIRDPIGLSGKQLEVSLHIVHGATTLLENVEKCVTRAGVAIIESVLEPIATAEAVLLEAEKELGVCLVDIGGGTSDVAVFQNGAICHSSVVPIGGNHVTNDLAYGLTVAPEEAERLKTESGSASPKLVVEEELVQVHQLGREKSRRLPRMELVHIIEPRMQELFEMVRDDLKSEGLLGQVPAGLVLSGGGSLLAGCEEVAHDVLALPVRLGTPARLGGLGETLTHPMYATAVGLLRYGAARQSKAPVQAAYRRATGLLPNLIKWFRRFFDV from the coding sequence GTGCCAAAACAGCCAACAATTGCCGCACTCGACATAGGAACAACCAAAATATGCGCGCTTATCGCCGAACTGCATGGTCCCCAAGAGATCGTGGTGACCGGCGTAGGGCTGGAGCCATCTCAGGGGATAAAGCGGGGTGTCGTCGTAGATTTAGAGGCAACCGCTCGCGCGGTGGAACAGGCCCTTTCGAAAGCCGTACAGCAGGCCGGCTATGACATTGAGGCTGCCTATGTGGGGGTAACAGGGGAACATATCGCCTCTCTCAATACGGAAGGCAGCATCACGATTACCCATCCTAACCAGGAAATAACGCCGACGGACGTTGCCCACGTCATTCAGGTAGCCCGTACCATTACCCTGCCGCCGGACAGACGTATTCTTCACACCATTCCGCGCGGCTTTACAGTAGACGGTCAATGCGACATTCGCGATCCGATAGGCCTAAGTGGAAAGCAACTCGAGGTAAGCCTGCATATCGTTCATGGGGCAACGACCCTCCTGGAGAACGTTGAGAAGTGCGTGACGCGGGCAGGAGTTGCCATCATCGAGTCGGTACTTGAACCGATCGCTACTGCAGAGGCCGTGCTGCTGGAAGCAGAGAAGGAACTAGGCGTCTGTTTGGTGGATATTGGAGGGGGTACGTCGGATGTGGCCGTGTTCCAAAATGGGGCTATCTGCCACTCATCCGTCGTGCCAATCGGCGGCAACCATGTGACGAATGACCTTGCCTATGGCTTAACCGTCGCCCCAGAAGAGGCTGAAAGGCTCAAAACCGAGAGCGGCAGCGCTTCGCCAAAACTCGTCGTTGAGGAAGAGCTTGTGCAAGTGCATCAGTTGGGGCGGGAAAAGTCGAGGCGACTTCCTCGCATGGAGCTTGTACACATTATCGAGCCTCGCATGCAAGAGCTGTTTGAGATGGTACGAGACGATCTAAAATCAGAGGGCCTGCTAGGGCAGGTGCCTGCGGGGCTCGTGCTGAGCGGTGGTGGAAGCCTTTTGGCCGGTTGTGAAGAGGTAGCTCATGACGTGCTGGCGCTGCCGGTTCGGCTTGGTACTCCGGCGCGACTTGGCGGCTTGGGAGAGACGCTAACCCACCCCATGTACGCCACGGCAGTAGGGCTTTTGCGTTATGGAGCCGCACGCCAATCGAAAGCGCCCGTGCAGGCCGCTTATCGCCGGGCGACAGGGCTACTGCCCAACCTGATCAAATGGTTTCGTAGGTTCTTCGATGTGTAG
- a CDS encoding diacylglycerol kinase, whose translation MSQEKIETSSVDRELAVPTRRSRPKRIDGSDQVEPAIRPLSALRSLLNYFGNDDSSTARRAGAFVGFRNAQDGILHCFRTQRNMRIHFIVLVAVLLSGLLLNFDNRDMLVLLFAITLVIVSEMFNTAVEIIVDMVTEHYSPAAKLAKDVAAGAVLLSAMNAIIAGTLIFFGQKKLVQIQEQMRQNTGPDIVQVVVIGVVALALLVIISKLLSNTGSPWHGGIISGHTALGFLLAMTIFFTAANSYIAVLAVLLAVLIAHSRVEAGVHSVREVILGAVIAIFLTSLVFRLMPLVRSWTMHRITSPAAAVHNVGKTSGQLSQNLHRVRESGLDPASSH comes from the coding sequence ATGAGCCAAGAAAAGATAGAGACGTCTTCTGTGGATCGGGAGCTTGCAGTGCCAACGCGCCGCTCTCGTCCTAAACGCATCGATGGTTCAGACCAGGTTGAACCAGCAATAAGGCCCCTATCGGCTCTACGATCGCTTCTCAACTATTTCGGGAACGATGACAGTTCAACCGCGCGGCGTGCGGGCGCTTTCGTCGGTTTTCGGAACGCACAGGACGGCATTTTGCACTGCTTTCGTACCCAGCGAAACATGCGAATTCACTTCATCGTGCTCGTGGCCGTTCTGCTTTCGGGTTTGCTGCTTAATTTTGATAACCGCGACATGCTCGTTCTACTTTTTGCCATTACGCTGGTTATCGTTTCAGAGATGTTCAATACGGCGGTCGAGATCATCGTGGATATGGTGACCGAGCACTATAGCCCGGCAGCGAAGCTGGCAAAGGATGTGGCCGCTGGGGCAGTGCTGCTTTCTGCTATGAACGCTATCATTGCCGGGACTCTCATCTTCTTTGGTCAGAAAAAGTTGGTGCAGATTCAAGAGCAGATGCGTCAGAACACAGGGCCCGACATCGTGCAAGTGGTCGTTATTGGGGTGGTAGCGCTCGCTTTATTAGTCATTATCTCCAAACTGCTCAGCAATACGGGCTCCCCTTGGCATGGGGGCATCATCAGTGGACATACGGCGCTGGGCTTTCTCCTGGCTATGACCATCTTCTTTACGGCTGCCAACTCCTATATTGCTGTGCTCGCCGTGTTGTTGGCTGTGCTCATCGCGCATAGCCGAGTAGAAGCAGGAGTTCATTCCGTGCGAGAAGTCATCCTCGGTGCGGTTATCGCCATTTTTCTGACCTCCTTGGTCTTTCGACTCATGCCGCTCGTTCGTAGCTGGACAATGCATCGCATAACATCGCCTGCTGCAGCGGTGCACAACGTCGGTAAGACCTCTGGCCAGCTTTCGCAGAATCTGCATAGAGTACGTGAGAGCGGTTTAGATCCGGCTTCGAGCCATTAA
- a CDS encoding small basic family protein — MKSWQVLLPVTGLIAGAAMGMEAFSLFKWHVPPQLAPYLSLAALAGLDTVFGGIRAGIEGRFQNDIFTSGFILNTLLAALLAWIGDHLGINLAFVAVLVLGARVFNNLSLIRRYYLNNLALARKRQQEEAAAQQAGYNPTPIASKSEIGEGI, encoded by the coding sequence ATGAAATCTTGGCAAGTCCTTTTACCGGTAACCGGTCTTATTGCCGGCGCCGCGATGGGAATGGAGGCCTTCTCCTTGTTTAAATGGCACGTTCCCCCCCAACTGGCGCCCTACCTGTCGCTGGCCGCCCTCGCCGGGCTAGATACCGTGTTCGGAGGCATACGCGCAGGCATTGAAGGCCGCTTCCAAAACGATATCTTCACAAGCGGCTTCATTCTTAATACCTTGCTGGCTGCTCTGCTCGCCTGGATCGGCGATCACCTCGGCATTAACCTGGCCTTTGTGGCCGTTCTCGTTCTGGGGGCACGGGTGTTCAATAACCTCTCCCTCATCCGGCGCTACTACCTGAACAATCTCGCGCTAGCCAGAAAACGCCAGCAGGAAGAGGCCGCCGCCCAGCAAGCCGGCTACAACCCCACCCCGATCGCCTCTAAATCGGAGATCGGTGAAGGAATCTAA
- the ybeY gene encoding rRNA maturation RNase YbeY, whose amino-acid sequence MICRNYPKRVPTLPLRRAVRQLLQSEGRSRAEVSILLTNDTEVHQLNLLYRGKDSPTDVLSFGQYTAPSDRVSLLSTDGLPLLLGDVVISVDTAIRQAQQHSLALADELALLAVHGTLHLLGYEDETEQGAAIMRLKEREILGVSLDPVEKL is encoded by the coding sequence GTGATTTGTCGCAACTATCCCAAGAGAGTTCCGACACTGCCGCTTCGACGCGCCGTTCGTCAACTCCTTCAAAGCGAAGGAAGGAGTCGCGCCGAAGTGAGCATTCTACTGACAAATGATACCGAAGTGCATCAGCTTAACCTCCTATATAGAGGAAAAGACTCCCCGACCGATGTGCTCTCATTTGGCCAGTACACCGCGCCGTCAGATCGGGTGTCCCTTCTGTCTACCGATGGTCTTCCTCTGCTGCTAGGCGACGTCGTTATCTCTGTGGATACGGCCATTCGCCAGGCGCAACAGCACAGCCTTGCCCTCGCGGATGAGCTGGCCTTGTTAGCCGTACACGGCACGCTTCATCTTCTTGGTTATGAGGACGAAACGGAGCAAGGAGCTGCTATCATGCGCCTGAAAGAGCGTGAAATCCTGGGAGTCTCCCTAGACCCAGTGGAGAAGTTATGA
- a CDS encoding HD family phosphohydrolase, translating to MIKPFNRLLRSRPLLAFHERQKNQERNLNRIFSPLLIVGTILLLTLLLAYQPGAGHIYLRVGEVSPREIRASRSVFYVDTTKTHRLQEAAAEAVHPVFDPDDKANVEAMRTVAQLFERMQTERAALQAHNPIHAVNLHNAVVSSQFTSLLPSDALRRMLTLPEPVFQRLQQVTSRLVSTAMEREIRDQGTDLKDAIVQTSEALDNALPDAQDRVIARMVIAHALRPNLHFNALKTARAREAAMHSVRPYIDRVFMGDRILAPGEIVTQQALDKLTALGLVNPREELATNVAIAILTVLMVLAINYYIAVNLPQVYRNRRRMALLWTIVVLAVFGLKAGAVLFGMTVANGQPGYLSIASVTAMGMLVCALIDMNLAVLLVAVMAALTGILMNHEVRFTVMTLVSGLVGIMGVQVTKRKNRLLMLLLTLAIVNVAMVWLLGMLFDDETADMLRGTLWAVILTAPVATFLYWIGTLALEKPFGLLTPFLLMELSSTDHPLLQKLCALAPGTYAHSMMVGTLAEAAARAIGADALLCRIGGYYHDIGKMDHPEFFVENQRRENVHSRLSPSLSAIIIIAHVRDGVKIAKAARLPQEICDIIEQHHGTTLISYFYHRALMDNGGGDEIPLGFEKRFRYPGPKPQTREAAIVMMADSVEAAARSLENPDPEQLHRLVEEILHHKAEDGQFDECPLTFRDMRLISDAFLRILQAICHRRVPYPDQGNAVVKPDTLATFDANLPIEQEIERKDVSSSLLLEPYVDTEASVLSSIVPEAAEAERETYAHRDLSQLSQESSDTAASTRRSSTPSKRRKESRRSEHSTDK from the coding sequence ATGATAAAACCTTTTAACAGACTGCTGCGTTCGCGGCCGCTTCTCGCATTCCATGAGCGCCAAAAGAATCAGGAACGAAACCTGAACCGTATCTTCTCGCCCCTCCTGATCGTTGGCACCATTCTCCTTTTGACGCTTCTGCTGGCCTATCAGCCGGGAGCAGGGCATATCTATCTGCGCGTTGGCGAGGTAAGCCCTCGAGAAATACGCGCCAGCCGCAGTGTGTTCTATGTCGATACCACTAAAACACACCGTCTTCAAGAAGCCGCTGCCGAGGCGGTGCACCCCGTGTTTGACCCCGACGACAAGGCCAATGTGGAGGCGATGCGCACGGTGGCACAGCTCTTTGAACGGATGCAGACCGAGCGTGCTGCCCTCCAAGCGCATAACCCTATTCATGCAGTAAACCTTCATAATGCGGTTGTCTCTTCTCAATTTACCTCCTTACTGCCTTCCGATGCCTTGCGTCGTATGCTGACACTGCCCGAACCGGTGTTTCAGCGCCTGCAACAGGTCACGAGTCGCCTCGTGAGCACAGCAATGGAGCGCGAAATACGAGACCAAGGGACGGACTTAAAGGATGCTATCGTCCAAACCAGTGAAGCGCTCGACAACGCCCTGCCAGACGCCCAAGACCGCGTGATAGCTCGTATGGTCATCGCACATGCTCTGCGGCCCAATCTGCATTTCAACGCGCTGAAAACAGCGCGAGCGCGTGAGGCCGCTATGCACTCTGTGCGTCCCTATATTGACCGCGTCTTCATGGGCGATCGCATTCTGGCGCCGGGCGAGATCGTTACCCAACAGGCTTTGGATAAGCTCACTGCGCTCGGTCTGGTGAACCCGCGCGAAGAGTTAGCAACGAACGTGGCGATTGCTATATTGACCGTTCTTATGGTTCTGGCCATTAACTACTACATCGCTGTGAACCTACCTCAGGTCTATAGAAACCGCAGGCGCATGGCGCTGCTGTGGACGATCGTCGTACTGGCCGTGTTTGGTCTCAAAGCAGGAGCGGTGCTGTTCGGCATGACCGTGGCTAACGGTCAGCCTGGCTATCTCAGCATCGCAAGCGTAACGGCAATGGGCATGTTAGTATGTGCCCTTATTGATATGAACTTGGCTGTGCTGTTAGTGGCTGTGATGGCCGCATTAACCGGCATTTTGATGAATCATGAGGTGCGCTTTACCGTAATGACCTTGGTGAGTGGGCTTGTTGGGATTATGGGCGTGCAGGTAACGAAGCGCAAAAACCGACTGCTCATGTTGCTCCTCACCTTGGCCATCGTGAATGTGGCTATGGTATGGCTACTGGGAATGCTCTTCGACGACGAGACGGCAGATATGCTGCGGGGCACCTTATGGGCGGTTATTTTAACGGCGCCAGTAGCCACTTTCCTCTATTGGATCGGCACGTTGGCCCTCGAAAAACCTTTTGGTCTCTTAACTCCTTTTCTTCTTATGGAGCTCTCTTCCACCGATCATCCTCTGTTACAGAAACTTTGTGCACTGGCCCCAGGCACCTATGCTCACAGCATGATGGTGGGGACGCTGGCGGAAGCAGCGGCAAGAGCCATAGGAGCCGATGCACTGTTGTGTCGGATTGGGGGCTACTATCACGATATCGGTAAGATGGATCACCCGGAGTTCTTCGTGGAGAACCAGCGGCGTGAAAACGTTCATAGTCGTTTAAGTCCCTCTTTATCTGCGATTATCATCATCGCTCACGTGCGTGATGGCGTGAAGATCGCCAAAGCCGCAAGATTACCACAGGAGATATGCGACATTATCGAGCAGCATCACGGCACGACGCTCATTAGTTATTTTTATCATCGTGCTCTTATGGATAATGGGGGAGGCGATGAGATACCCCTCGGTTTTGAAAAGCGATTCCGATACCCCGGCCCCAAGCCACAGACCCGAGAAGCTGCCATTGTCATGATGGCAGATTCGGTGGAAGCGGCAGCGCGTAGCTTGGAAAACCCCGATCCAGAACAGCTGCATCGGCTTGTGGAAGAGATCCTTCATCATAAAGCCGAGGATGGGCAGTTCGACGAATGCCCCTTAACATTTCGGGACATGCGCTTGATTTCTGATGCGTTTTTGCGAATCCTTCAAGCCATTTGTCATCGTCGCGTACCCTATCCGGACCAAGGTAACGCCGTCGTGAAACCGGACACACTTGCAACTTTTGATGCAAACCTTCCCATTGAGCAGGAGATCGAGAGAAAGGATGTTAGCTCTTCGTTGCTGCTTGAACCCTATGTAGATACCGAAGCATCGGTACTCTCCTCGATCGTCCCTGAAGCAGCGGAGGCCGAACGAGAAACCTATGCCCATCGTGATTTGTCGCAACTATCCCAAGAGAGTTCCGACACTGCCGCTTCGACGCGCCGTTCGTCAACTCCTTCAAAGCGAAGGAAGGAGTCGCGCCGAAGTGAGCATTCTACTGACAAATGA
- a CDS encoding cysteine desulfurase family protein, which translates to MGTKEIIYLDHAATTPIEPEVLEAMLPWLQEGFGNPSSIHRLGREARAALDSARDSVAALIGADYSEIYFTSSGTEADNLAIIGTMLAAPPTKNHLVVSAIEHHAVLHSAHFLETLGYQVTVVPVNSDGQVEPQAVAEAITDSTTLVSIMHANNEIGTIQPIAEIAAIAHERGVLFHTDAVQTAGLLPIHVHELNCDLLSLSAHKLYGPKGAGALYIRQGLKVSPILHGGAQEREKRAGTENVAALVGFGKAAELARTRRPKDAVTIAALRDRLQQKLLEGCSELRINGHLSHRLPSILNASVEGIEGATLLMNLDRLGIAVSSGAACSSGSIEPSHVLLALGLPPSLAASGIRFSIGRHNTFDEIDRAAEAYLSIVHRLRRN; encoded by the coding sequence GTGGGAACGAAAGAGATAATCTATCTAGATCATGCAGCTACCACCCCTATCGAGCCAGAGGTGTTAGAGGCGATGTTGCCCTGGCTTCAAGAGGGCTTTGGTAACCCCTCCAGCATTCATCGGCTTGGACGTGAGGCGCGAGCCGCGCTCGATTCGGCTCGCGATTCGGTGGCCGCTCTTATCGGCGCCGATTACAGTGAAATCTACTTCACCTCAAGCGGCACCGAGGCCGACAACCTAGCCATCATCGGTACGATGCTCGCTGCGCCCCCCACTAAAAACCATCTGGTGGTCTCCGCCATTGAACACCATGCGGTGCTTCATTCCGCACACTTTCTGGAAACGCTGGGCTATCAAGTAACGGTCGTACCGGTAAACTCTGACGGGCAGGTAGAACCGCAGGCCGTTGCCGAGGCCATTACAGACTCTACGACACTTGTCTCCATAATGCATGCAAACAACGAGATCGGAACGATTCAGCCGATAGCGGAGATAGCCGCGATCGCGCATGAGCGGGGGGTGCTCTTTCACACCGACGCCGTGCAAACGGCGGGGCTGCTTCCGATCCACGTGCACGAACTAAATTGCGACCTTCTTTCTCTTAGCGCCCACAAACTCTACGGGCCTAAAGGGGCTGGCGCTCTCTACATTCGTCAGGGACTTAAAGTATCCCCCATCCTCCACGGAGGTGCACAGGAAAGAGAAAAACGAGCCGGCACCGAGAATGTGGCGGCCCTCGTTGGCTTTGGTAAGGCGGCAGAGCTTGCGCGGACGCGGCGTCCAAAAGACGCCGTAACCATCGCCGCGCTTCGCGATAGGCTCCAGCAGAAACTCCTAGAGGGGTGCTCGGAGCTCCGTATCAATGGCCATCTCAGCCACCGCCTTCCTAGCATTCTTAACGCTTCCGTGGAAGGCATCGAGGGTGCGACCTTGCTGATGAACCTCGACCGACTTGGTATCGCTGTCTCTAGCGGTGCCGCCTGCTCTTCTGGCTCCATTGAGCCTTCTCACGTCCTGCTAGCTCTCGGACTTCCGCCCTCTCTTGCAGCCAGCGGCATTCGCTTTAGCATTGGCCGTCACAATACCTTCGATGAGATAGACCGCGCTGCCGAGGCCTACCTCTCCATCGTTCATCGCCTTAGGAGGAACTGA